The Mucilaginibacter gracilis genomic interval TGATATGGCAAACCGGTTCGGGCACGCAATCTAACATGAATTTGAACGAGGTTATTGCCAACCGTGCACACGTTTTGGCAGGCAATAAACTGGGCGAAGGTAAAACCTTTATCCACCCTAATGATGATGTAAACAAATCGCAATCATCAAACGATACTTACCCAACCGCTATGCACATTGCGGCTTACAAAATGGTTATTGATGTAACCATTCCGGGTGTTGAAAAACTGCGCGATACATTGCAGGCCAAAGTTGAAGAGTTTAAAAGCGTAGTTAAAATTGGCCGTACCCATTTAATGGATGCTACACCGTTAACTTTGGGCCAGGAGTTTTCGGGCTATGTATCGCAATTAACGCACGGCTTAAAAGCTTTACGAAACACGCTGGATCACCTAAGCGAATTAGCTTTGGGCGGTACAGCAGTTGGCACCGGCATTAATACCCCAAAGGGATATGATGTTAAGGTTGCCGAATATATTGCCAAATTTACAAACCTGCCCTTCCGCACGGCGGAAAACAAGTTTGAAGCCCTGGCCGCTCACGATGCTATAGTTGAAACACACGGCGCGCTGAAACAAATAGCAGTATCGTTAATGAAAATTGCTAACGACATCAGGATGCTGGCTTCGGGCCCACGGTCGGGTATTGGAGAGATCCATATTCCGGATAACGAGCCAGGCTCGTCAATTATGCCGGGCAAGGTTAATCCTACTCAAAACGAAGCCGTTACTATGGTTGCGGCGCAGGTTATGGGTAACGATGTAGCCATCTCGATAGGCGGCTCAAACGGCCATTACGAACTGAATGTATTTAAGCCGTTAATGGCCGCCAACTTTTTACAGTCGGCCAGGCTAATTGGCGATGCGTGCGTTTCCTTTAACGATCATTGTGCTAAAGGCATTACGCCCAACTACGATGGCATCAAAAAACACCTTGAAAATTCGTTGATGCTGGTTACAGCATTAAACCCACATATAGGTTACGAAAACGCCGCCAAAATTGCCAAAAAGGCGCTGAAAGAAAATCTTTCGTTACGCCAAAGTGCAGTTGGCCTGGGCTTGCTAACCAACGAGCAGTTTGACGAGTGGGTTAAACCCGAAGAAATGATTGGCGGTTTAAAATAATTGCCTCACCCAAACCCTCTCCTTTGGAGAGGGCTTTTTTGTTTTATATGCACAGATCATTCAGCTTTCGCCATTTAACTTCCACCTCAATAGCTTTTAGCTTCTGGCTTCTTGTCTCTTGCCTCCTGCTTCTTAATTCCTGCTCTTTCAACCCCAATTACCAGCGCAAGGGCAGCGATTTTTTACAGGGCGAATGGAAGCAGGATTCGGTAGAGCGGCAGAAGCTGTTGGTTAGTTACGAATTACACAATTTTAGGTTCACCTGCGATTCGTTTTACGTGAGTATAGCATCAAATAGCAAAGTAAATTATGGTGCCGATACCTGCATGAACAGCGGCCATTGGATGGAATATGCCAAGGGTACTTATGAGCAGCAAAGCGATACTTTACACCTGAAAGGCTTTTTTTGCAACCCGGATTTTAGCTTGAAAAAAGAAGGCGGTTGTTTTAGGTTTGGGGCCTATGTAGAGGATTTTAAGATAAGCTCAAAAAGCGATTCGGCATTGGCGTTGTTATCTTTCAGCAGCACCATTCCGGTTAAGCTTAGGTTGGTTAAAAGAGTGCCCTGCGTGGAGAAGCCTTTGTAAGGAGCCCCACCCAACCCTCCCCGGTAGGGAGGGCTTTAGAAAACGACTTTTAAATTTAGAGGAGCCTAAATGAAAATATTAATGGTTTGCCTGGGCAATATATGCCGATCGCCGTTGGCGCATGGCATTATGGATAATTTGGTTGAACAACAAGGCCTGGGTTGGCAGGTTGATTCGGCAGGTACGGGTGACTGGCATATCGGGCAGGGCCCCGACCGGCGGTCTGTACGTGAAGCAAAGCTACATGGTGTTGACATTAGCAAGCAAATTTGCAGGCAGTTTAGCGTGACCGATTTTGATGAGTTTGACCACATTATTGTAATGGACAAAAACAACAAACGCGATGTATTAGCTTTAGCCCGCAACAATGACGACCGTAAAAAGGTAAGGCTTTTGTTGGGCGATAAAGACGTACCCGACCCATACCATAACGATGAGCAATTTGCACCCGTATTTAAAATGGTTGAACAGGGTTGTATGGTTTTGATGAAAGAACTGCAAGCCAAATTGGTTTAGCTTTTCGTGCTAAGCCAATCTTCGCCTTTGATGCTAAAATACGATAGCCAGGCATCATTGCGCAGTATATTATCGCCCTGCTTAAATCCGGCTTTTAGCAGTACGCGCTGCGAGGCTATGTTGGCCTGATCGGTAACGGCAAAAATTTGGCTGAGGTGTTGTTCGTTAAAACCGTAGTTTAATAAAGCCTCGGCAACTTCGGTGGCAATACCCTGGCCTTTAAATTTGTGGTGTATCACATAACCCATTTCGGCTTTTTCGGGTTCGCCTTCGGTGGCCTTTAACATCGCGAAGCCAATAAACTCATCGTCGGCATTGTTAAATATAGCCCATCGGGTAAACCTGTTTCCGTTTTGATAATCCTTTAGCGTGTCGCTAAAAATAATGCGGTTATCATCAGGTGTGCGTTTGGGCAAATAGTCGGTAAGGCGCTTGTCCGATAATATTTCGATAAACACCCCCTCTTCCTCAGGAGCAAAGTGGCGAATGGTTAGGCGGGTAGATTGTGCAATTATCATATCATTTCAAATGTATAAAAATTGCACAACTGGAAAAAATGCGGGTAGCAAAATATTCTTATATCACGCAAAGCCAAGCATTAAGCAAAGAAAATAGAACAAAACCTTCGCGCCTCTGCGAGCTAGTGCCTTAACTTAATAACATACCCATATTTACCCATGTGCCCTTCAAATCCGGTCAAATTTTTACCTTTGCCGCATGGCAGTTAATAAACCATCAACCCCGAGAGGCACCCGCGACTTTTCGCCCACCGAAATGGTGAAGCGCAACTATATTTTTGATACCATTAAAAGCGTGTTCCGTAAATACGGCTATCAGCAAATAGAAACCCCGGCTATGGAAAACCTGTCTACCTTGATGGGTAAGTATGGAGATGAAGGGGATAAGTTGATATTTAAGATATTGAATAGTGGGGATTTGATAGACCAGCCTCTTTTAATAAGCTTTGAGGAGTTGTTAAAATATCTTGAAAAGCGAGATATAAAACTGGATTTAGAATATCCTTTAAATTTCGACAATGAAGAGTTAGAGGAAGAAAGGAAAGCAACGTGGAAGAATGTTAAAGCTAAATCTTTTCCTGAATTATTTAAAAAAGCTAACGATGCTCAACCTGCTTTTTCTCTTTATAGGAAAGTTAATTCAAAATTAATAAATACTACGTCTGAAAAAGCCCTCCGCTACGATCTCACCGTTCCCTTCGCCCGCTATGTGGTAATGCACCAAAACGAGATAACGATGCCTTTCAAGCGTTTCCAGGTGCAACCGGTTTGGCGTGCCGACCGTCCCCAAAAAGGCCGTTACCGCGAGTTTTATCAGTGCGATGCCGATGTGGTAGGTTCGGATTCATTACTCAACGAGGCCGAATTTGTTTTGATATACGATGAAGCTTTAAGCACCCTCGGTTTAAAGGATTTTACAATTAAGATAAACAACCGCAAAATATTATCGGGCATTGCCGAGGTTATTGATAAGCCCGACCAGATTATTGACCTAACCGTTGCTATTGATAAGCTGGATAAAATTGGTTTGGATGGTGTAATTAAAGAGTTAAACCAAAAAGGTTTTACCGATGCCGATATTGACAAACTAAAGCCAGTTATTTTACTGGAAGGCAATAACCAGGAAAAACTGGCCAGCCTGCGCGAAGCCTTAAAGCAATCGGAAATTGGGCTAAAAGGTTGCGACGAGATTGAAACTATTTTTAACTACCTGGATAGCTTTAACTTGATTAAAGCCACAATTGAACTGGATATAACCCTTGCAAGGGGATTAAACTATTATACCGGAGCAATATTTGAGGTGAAAACCAACGAAGCCGCTATGGGCAGCATAGGCGGCGGTGGCCGGTATGACGATTTAACCGGAATGTTTGGCTTAAAAGGCTTAACAGGGGCAGGTATTTCTTTTGGTGCCGACCGCATATATGATGTGCTTGAAGAGTTAAAACTTTTCCCCGATGCAGCCGGGCAAACCACGCAGTTGTTAATATGCTGTTTTGATAAGCATGGCGAAACCTACGCCCTGCCCTTTTTGCAAG includes:
- the fumC gene encoding class II fumarate hydratase, whose protein sequence is MSFRTEHDTMGEVQVPADKYWGAQTERSRNNFKIGPEASMPKEIIAAFAYLKKAAAYTNTDCGVLPAEKRDQIAAVCDEILAGGLAGEFPLVIWQTGSGTQSNMNLNEVIANRAHVLAGNKLGEGKTFIHPNDDVNKSQSSNDTYPTAMHIAAYKMVIDVTIPGVEKLRDTLQAKVEEFKSVVKIGRTHLMDATPLTLGQEFSGYVSQLTHGLKALRNTLDHLSELALGGTAVGTGINTPKGYDVKVAEYIAKFTNLPFRTAENKFEALAAHDAIVETHGALKQIAVSLMKIANDIRMLASGPRSGIGEIHIPDNEPGSSIMPGKVNPTQNEAVTMVAAQVMGNDVAISIGGSNGHYELNVFKPLMAANFLQSARLIGDACVSFNDHCAKGITPNYDGIKKHLENSLMLVTALNPHIGYENAAKIAKKALKENLSLRQSAVGLGLLTNEQFDEWVKPEEMIGGLK
- a CDS encoding fumarate hydratase, producing MHRSFSFRHLTSTSIAFSFWLLVSCLLLLNSCSFNPNYQRKGSDFLQGEWKQDSVERQKLLVSYELHNFRFTCDSFYVSIASNSKVNYGADTCMNSGHWMEYAKGTYEQQSDTLHLKGFFCNPDFSLKKEGGCFRFGAYVEDFKISSKSDSALALLSFSSTIPVKLRLVKRVPCVEKPL
- a CDS encoding low molecular weight protein-tyrosine-phosphatase, which codes for MKILMVCLGNICRSPLAHGIMDNLVEQQGLGWQVDSAGTGDWHIGQGPDRRSVREAKLHGVDISKQICRQFSVTDFDEFDHIIVMDKNNKRDVLALARNNDDRKKVRLLLGDKDVPDPYHNDEQFAPVFKMVEQGCMVLMKELQAKLV
- a CDS encoding GNAT family N-acetyltransferase, with product MIIAQSTRLTIRHFAPEEEGVFIEILSDKRLTDYLPKRTPDDNRIIFSDTLKDYQNGNRFTRWAIFNNADDEFIGFAMLKATEGEPEKAEMGYVIHHKFKGQGIATEVAEALLNYGFNEQHLSQIFAVTDQANIASQRVLLKAGFKQGDNILRNDAWLSYFSIKGEDWLSTKS
- the hisS gene encoding histidine--tRNA ligase, which encodes MAVNKPSTPRGTRDFSPTEMVKRNYIFDTIKSVFRKYGYQQIETPAMENLSTLMGKYGDEGDKLIFKILNSGDLIDQPLLISFEELLKYLEKRDIKLDLEYPLNFDNEELEEERKATWKNVKAKSFPELFKKANDAQPAFSLYRKVNSKLINTTSEKALRYDLTVPFARYVVMHQNEITMPFKRFQVQPVWRADRPQKGRYREFYQCDADVVGSDSLLNEAEFVLIYDEALSTLGLKDFTIKINNRKILSGIAEVIDKPDQIIDLTVAIDKLDKIGLDGVIKELNQKGFTDADIDKLKPVILLEGNNQEKLASLREALKQSEIGLKGCDEIETIFNYLDSFNLIKATIELDITLARGLNYYTGAIFEVKTNEAAMGSIGGGGRYDDLTGMFGLKGLTGAGISFGADRIYDVLEELKLFPDAAGQTTQLLICCFDKHGETYALPFLQELRSRDVRAELYPAGAKIKKQLDYANAKLIPYVVVIGSDEMESGLLTLKNMQTGVQEKLSTEMIVAMLTE